The genomic stretch GGAGGAGACTTGCGGGAGATCGGCGGGTCGTGTCAAATGACGGCATGTCATTCAGCGATCCAGCCGATTCTCCTGCCCTTTTCGAGCTGCCGCCGGCCGGACCCGATTTCGTGCTCGAACAGCGCGCGCGGCTCAGAGGGCTCTGGCCGGTCGCCGGCTGCGACGAGGCCGGACGCGGTCCCCTGGCAGGCCCGGTGGTGGCCGCCGCCGTGATCCTCGATCCCGACCGCATTCCCGAGGGCCTCGACGACTCGAAGAAGCTGACGGCGAAAAGACGCGCGGCGCTGTTCGAGAAGATCATGGCCGATGCCGTCGTCTCCGTCGCCTCGAGCAGTCCCGCTCTCATCGACCGTATCAACATTCTCGCCGCAAGCCTTGATGCGATGCGCCGCGCCGTCTGCGGCCTCGCCCGCGCTCCGATGCTCGTTCTCGCCGACGGGCGCGATCGTCCGCCGGGCATTGCCTGCGGCGCGGAGGCCGTCATCAAGGGCGACGGGCGATCGCTGTCGATCGCCGCCGCCTCGATCGTCGCCAAGGTGACGCGGGACAGGATGATGGAGACCGCAGGCCTGCTCTATCCGGCTTATGGCTTTGACGCCCATGCGGGTTACGGAACCGCCCGCCATCTCTCGGCGATCTCCGAGGCCGGGCCATGTCCGCTCCACCGCAAGAGCTTCCGGCCGATCCGCGAATGCGGGCGCGCCGCCGGCGACATTACGCCGGACGTCATCGAACCCTGAGGGCAACGATGCGGGCGCACAATGTCACGCGCATGGCGAGGCTCGGCGGGGTCTTGCGAATATTCAAACGAAAAAGGGGAGAAGTCTCGGGAAATTGGTGGTCGGAGTGGCAAGATTCGAACTTGCGACCCCCTCGTCCCGAACGAGGTGCGCTACCAGGCTGCGCTACACTCCGTGACCAGCGGCTGCTCTATAAAACAGCATGCGGTGTTCGGCAAGCGCTTGTTGAAACTTTTTTGAAGGGTTTCGCCGCACGCCTTCGATGGCCGCTGGCAAGGCGCTGGCAAGGAGGCGATGTTGTGATAAGAACGGACCCGGCTTTTCGGCAAACAACCAAACTTTATTGAAAATGGAACGGTTCGGCGCGTTGCGCGTTGGTAATGGGTCATAGTATCGTGCGCCGACTGTTTTGTATTAATGCACCCGTCCTCCCCGGTCGCCTGTTGAAAGCGACGCAGCAAAGGGAGTGTCGGTTTTTTAAACTGTGTCGGCCGTTTCATTCTGGCCGTTGATTGCGCCAAAAAAGGGATTGATTGTATCAATGAGTGTGAAATTCGGAACCAGCGGGCTGCGCGGCCTCTCGGTGGATCTATTGGGCGAACCATCCTCTCTTTATTCAGCGGCGTTCTGCCGCCATCTCCTGGAAACAGGACAGGCGGAGAAGGGCGCAACCGTTCTGGTCGGGCGGGACTATCGCGAATCGAGCCCGGCGATCGCGGAGCGCTGCATGGGCGCGATCGCGGCTGCGGGTTTCAAGCCGGTCGATTGCGGCGCGCTGCCCACGCCGGCGCTCGCTTTTTTCGGACAGAAGAAGAATGCCGCCTCGATCATGATCACCGGGTCGCACATCCCCGCCGATCGCAACGGCATCAAGTTCTACCGCGCCGACGGCGAGATCACCAAGGAAGATGAACAGGCGATTTCAGCCTGGGCGGAGAAGCTGAAGGGCACGGCGGAGGCCGGCCACGCTGAAGGCGAGGACATGGCGAGCGAGGCGCTGGCGCTGTTTGCCGCGCGCTGCACCTCGATCCTGCCGGAAGATGCGCTTTCCGGCATGAAGATCGGCGTCTACCAGCATTCCACCGTTGCCCGCGACCTGTTCATCGCCGTTCTGGAAGAATATGGCGCCGATGTCGTCCCGCTGGGTTTCTCCGAGAGCTTCATTCCGGTCGATACCGAAGCGGTTTCGCAGGAGACCGTCGACCTTCTGAAAGGCTGGGCAAAGGAGTACGGCCTTGACGCGCTGGTTTCCGCCGATGGTGATGCCGACCGTCCGCTGGTCGCCGATGAGACCGGGACGCCCCTGCGCGGCGACCTGGTCGGTCTGATGACCGCGAATTTTCTCAAGGCCAAGGTCGTCGTCACGCCGGTCACCTCCAATTCCGGCATTGAAAAGAACGGCGATTTCGAGGTCGTGCGCACCCGCGTCGGGTCGCCCTTCGTCATCGCCGGCATGATGGACGCTCTTTCTTCCGGCAAGGAGGGCGTGATGGGGTTCGAGGCCAATGGCGGGCTCCTGACCGCTTCTGCCTTCCGCCCTGCCGATGACGCGATCGCCGCGCTGCCGACGCGCGACTGCTTCCTGCCGATCCTCTCCGCGCTCTATCTCGCGGCCAAGGACAAGCGGGCCATGTCGGAACTGGCGAGCGCCTACAGCCTGCCGGTGGCAGACGCCGACCGCATCAAGGACTTTGCCCAGGAGCGCAGCGCCGCGCTGATGGCCCATCTGAGGGCCAGCGAGGAAAATCTGGCCGCATTTCTCGCCCCGATCGGCGGCGTCGCGGACAAGAGCGACATCGACGGCCTGAGGGTGACGCTCGAGGATGGCCGCATCATCCATTTCCGCCCCTCCGGCAACGCGCCGGAGATGCGCTGCTATGTCGAGGCCGAGACCGCCGAGGCGGCGCGCAATCTTCTGAAACAGGGGCTCTCCCTGATCGAAGGGTTCAAGCCTGCCTGATCCGTTCGCATTTTCGCAAGTCATTTGAAAAATTCATTGGAGTAACAAGACTATGACCAGCAAGATCGTTCCCGTCATCATGGCCGGCGGCAAGGGCACACGGCTCTGGCCGCTGTCGCGCGCCACCGCGCCGAAGCAGTTTATCCGCTTTCTCGGCCCCAAGACGCTTTACCAGAAGACGCTCGAGCGCGTATCCGACAGCGACCGCTACGAGGCGCCGATCATCCTGACGAACGAGGATTTCCGCTTTCTCGCCGCCGAGCAGGCGCGCGAGATCGACATGGATCTGACGGGCATCATCCTGGAGCCGATCGCGCGCAACACCGCGCCCGCCGTTGCCGCCGCCGCCGCCCTGGTGCGCGCCAATTTCGGCGAGGACGCGATCATGCAGGTCTTTGCATCCGACCATGAGATCGAGGCCGGGCCCGACTATTTCGCCTGCATCGACACGGCCTTTGCCGCCGCCAAATCCGGCAAGCTCGTGACCTTCGGCATCGAGCCGACGGAGCCTGCCACCGGCTACGGCTATATCGAGGCCGGCGATGAGCTGGATACCGGGGCGCGCGCCGTCGCCCGCTTCATCGAGAAGCCCGAACTGGCGAGGGCCGAGGAAATGCTCGCTGCCGGGAACTTCACCTGGAACTCGGGCATCTTCATGTTTCCGATCTCCGTTCTGGTGCGCGAGCTCGAAACCTATGCTCCCGAGGTCATGCAGTATGCCGAACAGGCTGTGCTGAAGGATGAAAGCGACCTCGAGCTCGACTTCATCCGTCTCGACAAGGACGCGTTTGAAAAATGCCCGGATATCTCCATCGACTATGCGGTGATGGAAAAGACCGATGCGGCGGCCGTCGTCGCCTCCTCTTTCTCCTGGTCGGATCTCGGCTCATGGGACGCGGTCTGGAAGGACGGCGAGCAGGACGCCGACGGCAATGTTATCGCCGCCGATGCGACGCTCATAGACACGAAGAACTCGCTGGTGATCTCGCGCGACCTGCATGTCGCCATGCAGGGGCTCGACGGCATGGCCGTGATCGCCTCGGAAGACGCGGTCTATGTCGGCAGGCTTTCCGACAGCCAGAATGTCGGCAATATCGTCAAGATGCTGAAGGCGCAGAAAGAGACCAAGGCGCTCGCCGAGGAGCACCCGACCTCCTATCGTCCGTGGGGCGGCTATACCTCCATCATCAAGGGCGAGCGTTTCCAGGCCAAGCGCATCTTCGTCAAGCCCGGCAAGAAACTGTCGCTGCAGAAGCACCATCACCGCGCCGAACACTGGATCGTGGTCAAGGGCACGGCCGAGGTGACGGTCGACGAGGATGTGAAGATGCTGACGGAAAACCAGTCGGTCTATATCCCCCTCGGCGCCGTGCACCGGCTTTCCAACCCGGGCAAGATCACGCTGGAACTGATCGAGGTGCAGACCGGATCCTATCTCGGCGAGGACGACATCATCCGCATCGACGACGATTTCGGCCGCGGCTGATCCCGGCGACAGGAAAGACAGCGAGGCCCGGCTGATCCATGTCATGCCGGGCTTTATTGTGCGGAAATGATGATTCATCGTCAGATATTTCGCATGTATTTTCCATTACGCAACGATTATCGACATAAGAAGCTTCTGGCGCAATGTTGCGACGGCTGCTCTTGACCGGCCCGCCTCTCCCGCTATATCGTTGCCGGACTGCGCCCCAAAACCGGGCGCGGACCCCTCTTTCAGTCTCGAAGGGCACGGCAACATGATCGAAACACCTTATCTTCTGTTTCTCGGAGATGCTCCGGATGCGCTGGCCGCCAAGGTTGCCCAGGGCATCAAGGACTGGCGGCCGGAATATGCCATCGGCCAGTTTCGTCTCGAGGGGTGCAAGGCCGACATGAAGCTGCCGGACCTCACCATTGAAGAAGCGGTGGAGAAGGGCGTGAAAACGCTGGTCATCGGCGTTGCCAATCGCGGCGGGGTGATCTCGCCTGCCTGGAAGTCCGTGCTGATCGAGGCGCTCGAGGCCGGCCTCGACCTTGCCTCCGGCCTGCACAACCTGCTGCGCAACGAGCCCGACCTTGCCGCAAAGGCCAAGGAACTTGGCCGCACGCTGCATGATGTCCGCATTCCCGCCGTGCAATATCCGATCGCAAACGGCAGGAAGCGCACAGGCAAGCGCATGCTCGCCGTCGGCACGGATTGCTCCGTCGGCAAGATGTACACCGCGCTCTGCGTTGAAAAGGCGATGCGGGAAAAGGGCCTGAAGGCCACCTTCCGCGCCACCGGCCAGACGGGCATCCTGATCACCGGCGAAGGCGTGCCGCTTGATGCGGTGATCGCCGATTTCATGGCCGGATCGGTCGAATATCTGACGCCGGACAACGACGCCGACCACTGGGACCTGATCGAGGGGCAGGGCAGCCTGTTCCACGCGTCCTATTCCGGCGTCACCATGGCGCTCGTGCATGGCGGCCAGCCGGATGCGCTGGTGCTCTGCCATGAGCCGAACCGTCCGCATATGCGCGGCCTGCCGGATTATCAGCTGCCGAGCCTCGAGACGCTGCAGGACCTCGCCCTGCAGGTCGCCCGCATCGTCAATCCGGATTGCAAGGTCGTCGGCATCTCCGTCAATACCTCCGCCATGTCGGATGAGGAAGCGCTCGCTTATTGCCGCGAGACGGAAGCGCGCATGGGCCTGCCGACGGTCGATCCCTTCCGCCACGGCGCGCAGCGGCTCGCAGAGGCGCTTGCGGCGCTATGACCGGCATCACCGTCACCGCGCGGGAGGATGTGTTTCCCGTCGCCGGCAGCTTCACCATCTCGCGCGGCTCGCGCACGGAGATTCGCGTCGTTACCGTCACGCTTTCGGACGGCGAACATCGCGGGCGCGGGGAATCCGTGCCCTATGCCCGCTACGGCGAAACCGTCGACGGCGTGATTTCGGATATTCTGTCGCTTGAGGGCGAGATTGCCGCCGGCCTCGACAGGATCGCGCTGCAGGCGCGGATGAAGCCGGGCGCGGCGCGCAACGCGCTCGATTGCGCCTTCTGGGATCTGGAGGCCAGGCGGACCGGCAGGCCGGTCTGGCAGCTGGCCGGGCTTTCGAAGCCGAAGCCGCTGACCACTGCCTACACGATCTCGCTCGGCACGCCGGAGAAGATGAAGGCCCAGGCGGCCGAAAATGCCCATCGCCCTTTGCTCAAGGTCAAGCTCGGCACGGATGATGACCGCGGCCGCATCGAGGCGGTGCGCGCCGGCGCGCCGAAATCCACCATCATTGTCGACGCCAATGAAGGCTGGACCGTCGAGGCCTATCAGAAGCTCGCCCCCGAACTGGTGCGTCTCGGCGTGGCGCTGGTGGAACAACCGTTGCCGGCCGGCGATGACGCGGCCCTTGCCGAGATCGAGCGGCCGCTGCCGGTCTGCGCCGATGAAAGCTGCCACGCCCGCCCTTCGCTGGAAAGCCTCAAGGGCAAGTATGACGCGATCAATATCAAGATCGACAAGACCGGCGGACTGACGGAAGCGCTTCTGTTGAAGAAGGACGCCATGGCGGCCGGCTTTCAGATCATGACCGGCTGCATGCTCGGCACCTCGCTTGCCATGGCGCCGGCCATGCTGGTGGCCGACGGCGCCCCCTTCGTCGATCTCGATGGCCCGCTTCTGCTCGCCAGCGACCGCGACCCGCCGATCCGTTTCGAAGGCTCGGTCATGCACCCGGCCGATCCGGCGCTGTGGGGGTAGGCCGCCTCAGCCTCTCGTCCACGACGGAAACGGGTCGGTCAGGAACTCGAAATCGCGTTCATTGAACGTAGGCCCGGTGTCGATCAGGCAATCGTCAAGCGCTTCCCGGATCGCCGCCTTGTCCATGCCGGCGCCGATGAAGACGATTTCCTGGCGGCGGTCGCCATAGACCTCGTCCCAGCAATCATCGATCATCTGCCGAAGCTCCGGAGCGTTCGGCCAGCGACTCTTCGGCACGGCGGCCCACCAGCGCCCCAGCGGGCCGTTGCGCACGATCGCTCCGGCAAGCGAGAATTCGCCGGCGAAGTCCGGCCGCGTCGCCAGCCAGAAATGTCCCTTGGCGCGGATCAGGCCGGGGAAATTCATCCGGGTGAACGCATCGAATTTCAGCGGATCGAACGGCGCGCGCGCCCGGTAGACGAAGCTCGAAATGCCGTATTCCTCGGTTTCCGGCACGTGGTCGGCAAAACCGTAGAGTTCCTTGGCCCAGAGCGGATGCTGGCTGGCCTTGTCCTCGCTGAAAAGGCCGGTGTCGAGCAGTTCGTCGAGATCGACGCGGCTGAAATCCGTCTCGATGATCCTTGCGTCGGCGTTCAGCGCCCGCACGATCTTGACGACATTTTCACGTTCCTCGGGCGTGACATCCGAGACCTTGTTGACGACGACGACATCGGCGAATTCGATCTGTTCGACATGGAGATCGACCAGCGTGCGTTCATCGGCCGTGCCCGCGACTTCGCCGCGATCCTTCAGGAATTCGTGGCCGCCATATTCGCGAAGAATGTTCACCGCATCGACCACGGTCACCATCGTGTCGAGCCGCGCGAGATCGGACAGGCTCTGGCCGCGCTCGTCGCGCCATGAAAAGGTCGCCGCCACCGGCAGCGGCTCGGCGATGCCCGTTCCTTCGATGAGTAGGTAGTCGAAGCGCTTCTCCTCCGAGAGCCGCCGCACCTCGGTCAGAAGGTCGTCGCGCAGCGTGCAGCAGATGCAGCCATTGGTCATCTCCACCATGGTTTCCTCCGTGCGCGACAGATCGGCGCCGCCCTCGCGCACGAGATCGGCGTCGATATTCACCTCGCTCATGTCGTTGACGATCACCGCGACCCGCCGTCCCTCGCGATTGTTGAGAATATGGTTGAGCAGGGTGGTCTTGCCGGCGCCGAGAAAGCCCGAAAGAACGGTAACGGGGAGACGGGTGTCGTTGTTTTGCAGCATGGGTCAAAGTCCTTGCGGTGCGCGAGAATGCCAATCGAGCAGTCTTCGTCTGGCGTCTAAATGTTATAACGTAACGTTGATAGCCAAAAGCCTGACTGGGGTCAACTCGTGGCGGCTGGACAAACAGAGACAGACCTTAAAAGGTGCGGTTCGGGCCTCGTTGTGGATCCTTCGGCCGCATCCGAGGCGTTTCCGCATAGCCCCCAAATCTTCTCGCCCCGCAGGGGAGAGATGTCGCGATAGCGACAGTGAGGTGGGAGTCTATCCACTCGGACGCCCTCATGTTTGGAAATGCCGCACCACCCTCACTGCCCTTGTCGGGGCATTAGAGTATTTGGCGCACGCCGCGAGGCCATATACGATCGCCCTGCGGTCGAGAGTGGGGATGCTGCAGGATATGGGCGAGCATTTTTCGGCCAGCCATGGCAGGCGTTTCCCGCTAAACGCGGACAGGCGGCCGGCGCGTTCGGTGGCGTCTGCTCATCGCATCCGTGCAAAACTCATGGAAATATGGGCGCGGCGCATGTGGCCGACGGCGTCGCGGTTTCCGCTTTCGAGCGCGGTCAGGATGTCGGCGGTTTCGCGGCAGTAGATTTCGGCCTCATGTTCCAAATCGATATCGGAGGCGGTGATGGCCTGCAGCCAGATGCGGGCGGTGCGGAAATAAAGCCGCTCGCTTGCCTCCCTCAGCGGCATGTTCTCCGTCAGTTGAAGCAGTTGCAGCAGCATGTCTCGGTCGAGTGCGGCGAAATCCCGTGCCGACGGGTCTCTTCGCAGCGCCTCGGCACGGGCATTCAGCACCCTGAAAGCGTCGATCAGGTCGGGCGTCAACTCCGCCGGGTCGAGGCTCGTCGTCAGCACGATCAGTTCCATGCGCAGGCGGTAGACCTGGGCCAGTTCATCAAGGTCGACATCGGTGACGATGGTGCCGACGCCGTGGACCGACTGCAGCAGGCCTTCATCTTCGAGCCGCGCCAGAACGCGCCGGAGCGGCGTGCGCGACATGCCGAATTCTTCCGCAAGGGCAGCTTCGGAAAGCCTCTCGCCGGGCGGATAGTCGAGCATGCAGATGCGCTCGCGGATGATGTCGTGGATCTGCTCCAGCCTGTCGCGGCCGGTCGGCGCCTCGATGACGTCCTCCTCGCTCATGCCCAGCGCTCCGCAAGCCGGTCGAGCATGGCAAGGCATTGGAAAAGCTGCTCGGCGCTGATGAACTCATCCGGCTTGTGCGCCTGGTCGATCGAGCCCGGCCCGCAGACCACGACATCCATGCCGATCTCCTGAAAGAAGCCGGCTTCCGTGCCGAAGGGCACGACGTCTGCCCGGTTCTCGCCGGTGAGCGCAAAGGCAAGGTCGCGGGCGCTGTTGGCGTTTTTGGGAAAGAGCGCCGCCGCCTCGCCGATCACCTCCGTTTCGATGCCCGCTTCCGGCGTGTGCCGGCGCATTTCGGGCAGAAGCGTCGTGCGACAATATTCGGCGATCTCCTGCTTCACGTAGCCAAGATCCTCGGCCACCACCGGCCGTGTTTCCCATTTCAGCACCGCGCGCGGCGCGATCACATTATGCGACATGCCGCCCTCCAGACCGCCGACATTGAGCGTCGCATAGGGCGGTTCGTAGCGCGAGCCGACGGGTGTACGTGCCACCAGCCCCTCGCGCAGCTCCAGGAGGCGGGAAATGTAGCGCGCGGCATATTCCACGGCATTGACTCCGGCATCCGGCGCGGAGGAGTGGCCGGAACGGCCGGTAAAGGTCACGGTATATTCGCAACAGCCCTTGTGCCCCTCGATCACCCGCATCAGCGTCGGTTCGCCGACGATCGCAAGGCCCGGCCGAATGGCGCGGTCCCTCAGGTGTTCGACCAGGTTCCTCGCGCCGATGCAGCCGATCTCCTCGTCATGGGTGAAGGCGAAGTGGATGGGGCGCCGTTCCGCAGCTTCCGCAAGCCGTTCGCGGCGGGCAAGGCAGCAGGCGATGAAGCCCTTCATATCCGCCGTGCCGCGTCCATAAAGCCGGCCGTCGCGCTCGGCGAGTTCAAAGGGATCGCTCGTCCACATATGCGCGTCGACCGGCACGACATCCGTATGGCCGGAGAGCATCAGCCCGCCGGAGACCTCCGGACCGAGTGAGGCGAACAGATTGGCCTTGGTTCCCGTCTCGTCGGTGAAGATCTCGACCCGCGCGCCGATATCGGCCAGCCGGTCGGCGATATAGGCGATCACGGGCAGATTGCTTTCGCTTGAAACCGAAGGGAAGGCGACGAGGTCCGCGAGAATGTCCCGACAGGCGGCAAGTTCGGTCATTGGGGCCTCAGTCTTTCACAAACAGTTTGCGCTCGATATTGCAGAGCGCCTCGGCCGGACCGTCTTCCCTGATCAGAATGGTCTCGGTGATTTCCAGCCCCCAGTCATCCATCCACAGGCCCGGCATGAAATGTAGCGTCATGCCCGGCTTCAGCAGCGTGTCGTCGCTGGTGCGGATGGAGACGGTGTGCTCGCCCCAGTCCGGCGGATAGGCAAGGCCGGTGGCATAGCCGCAGCGGTTCGGCCGCTCGATGCCGACCTTCCAGAGTTCCCGTTCCATCGCGGCGGCAATGTCGCCGGCGCGGTTGCCGGCGCGCGCCGCCTCGATACCGGCGTTGAGCCCGGCAACGGCGGCATCGGCGGCCGCCTTCATGTGGTCCGGCGGCGTGCCGAAGAAGATGGTGCGCGACAGCGGCGCGTGATAACGGCGGTAGCAGCCCGCCTGTTCGATGAAGGTTGCCTCGCCCATGCGGAATTCATCGCTGTTCCAGGTGAGGTGCGGCGCGGAGGCATCGGCCCCGGAAGGCAGAAGCGGCATGATGGCGGGATAGTCGCCCCAGGCATCGTCGACGCCGTCGATCGCCGTCTTCATCAGTTCGCCGACGAAACGGTTCTTTTTCATGCCCGGCTCGGCAATCTCCATGGCATGCGACATCACTCTGTCGGAAATCTTCGCGGCCTTGCGCATGAAGGCGAGCTCCTCGTCCGACTTGACCACGCGCTGCCAGTCGACAAGACCGGAACCATCGATGATCGTCGCCTCGGGAAGGCCTTCGACCAGCGCCTTGTGGCCGGCGGCGGAATAGTAATAGGCGGTCATCTCCACGGCGATGCGGTTTTTCCCGTGGCCGAGTTCCCGGATCTTGTCGGCCAGGTCGTCCATGGGGTGGCAGCCGGCGGCCTGCACATAGCGGTCGGCGTAATAGATGATGTGGTCCTCATCGATATAGGAGGTGCGGCGCGCGCCGTTGGCATCCATCAGCCGGCCCCACCAGAACGGCATGCCGGTCGGGGTCACCAGCACGGCCTGATCGACGTAAAAAGACCAGCCGTCATAGCCGGTCAGCCAGTTCATGCCGGCCGGCGCGGTGACGACCAGCACATCGATGCCCCAGGCCTCCATCGCCTTGCGGGTCAGCGCCAGGCGGCGGTCATATTCGGATCGGGAGAAAGGCAGCGCTGGCATGGTTCCCTCATTTTATTTGTGCACAACAGACGCAGGCGATCAGAAAAAAGCGTAAAATGAAACGAAAATCGACAAATTTAGGCCCGTTTCCGGGTTGACTTTCATGCATTGTCGCACTGTTGTATACAACACGTTTTCCATGTCCGGCGCAACAGGTTTCAAACGTCAAAAACATCCGGACGATGCAGTTCTTCAAACACCCGCACCGCGAGGACAAAGATGCTCACCAACGACCAGCTCGACCGTTTCGACCG from Martelella sp. AD-3 encodes the following:
- the dgcA gene encoding N-acetyl-D-Glu racemase DgcA — encoded protein: MTGITVTAREDVFPVAGSFTISRGSRTEIRVVTVTLSDGEHRGRGESVPYARYGETVDGVISDILSLEGEIAAGLDRIALQARMKPGAARNALDCAFWDLEARRTGRPVWQLAGLSKPKPLTTAYTISLGTPEKMKAQAAENAHRPLLKVKLGTDDDRGRIEAVRAGAPKSTIIVDANEGWTVEAYQKLAPELVRLGVALVEQPLPAGDDAALAEIERPLPVCADESCHARPSLESLKGKYDAINIKIDKTGGLTEALLLKKDAMAAGFQIMTGCMLGTSLAMAPAMLVADGAPFVDLDGPLLLASDRDPPIRFEGSVMHPADPALWG
- a CDS encoding GTP-binding protein → MLQNNDTRLPVTVLSGFLGAGKTTLLNHILNNREGRRVAVIVNDMSEVNIDADLVREGGADLSRTEETMVEMTNGCICCTLRDDLLTEVRRLSEEKRFDYLLIEGTGIAEPLPVAATFSWRDERGQSLSDLARLDTMVTVVDAVNILREYGGHEFLKDRGEVAGTADERTLVDLHVEQIEFADVVVVNKVSDVTPEERENVVKIVRALNADARIIETDFSRVDLDELLDTGLFSEDKASQHPLWAKELYGFADHVPETEEYGISSFVYRARAPFDPLKFDAFTRMNFPGLIRAKGHFWLATRPDFAGEFSLAGAIVRNGPLGRWWAAVPKSRWPNAPELRQMIDDCWDEVYGDRRQEIVFIGAGMDKAAIREALDDCLIDTGPTFNERDFEFLTDPFPSWTRG
- a CDS encoding M24 family metallopeptidase produces the protein MPALPFSRSEYDRRLALTRKAMEAWGIDVLVVTAPAGMNWLTGYDGWSFYVDQAVLVTPTGMPFWWGRLMDANGARRTSYIDEDHIIYYADRYVQAAGCHPMDDLADKIRELGHGKNRIAVEMTAYYYSAAGHKALVEGLPEATIIDGSGLVDWQRVVKSDEELAFMRKAAKISDRVMSHAMEIAEPGMKKNRFVGELMKTAIDGVDDAWGDYPAIMPLLPSGADASAPHLTWNSDEFRMGEATFIEQAGCYRRYHAPLSRTIFFGTPPDHMKAAADAAVAGLNAGIEAARAGNRAGDIAAAMERELWKVGIERPNRCGYATGLAYPPDWGEHTVSIRTSDDTLLKPGMTLHFMPGLWMDDWGLEITETILIREDGPAEALCNIERKLFVKD
- a CDS encoding ribonuclease HII codes for the protein MSFSDPADSPALFELPPAGPDFVLEQRARLRGLWPVAGCDEAGRGPLAGPVVAAAVILDPDRIPEGLDDSKKLTAKRRAALFEKIMADAVVSVASSSPALIDRINILAASLDAMRRAVCGLARAPMLVLADGRDRPPGIACGAEAVIKGDGRSLSIAAASIVAKVTRDRMMETAGLLYPAYGFDAHAGYGTARHLSAISEAGPCPLHRKSFRPIRECGRAAGDITPDVIEP
- a CDS encoding phosphomannomutase, which encodes MSVKFGTSGLRGLSVDLLGEPSSLYSAAFCRHLLETGQAEKGATVLVGRDYRESSPAIAERCMGAIAAAGFKPVDCGALPTPALAFFGQKKNAASIMITGSHIPADRNGIKFYRADGEITKEDEQAISAWAEKLKGTAEAGHAEGEDMASEALALFAARCTSILPEDALSGMKIGVYQHSTVARDLFIAVLEEYGADVVPLGFSESFIPVDTEAVSQETVDLLKGWAKEYGLDALVSADGDADRPLVADETGTPLRGDLVGLMTANFLKAKVVVTPVTSNSGIEKNGDFEVVRTRVGSPFVIAGMMDALSSGKEGVMGFEANGGLLTASAFRPADDAIAALPTRDCFLPILSALYLAAKDKRAMSELASAYSLPVADADRIKDFAQERSAALMAHLRASEENLAAFLAPIGGVADKSDIDGLRVTLEDGRIIHFRPSGNAPEMRCYVEAETAEAARNLLKQGLSLIEGFKPA
- the argE gene encoding acetylornithine deacetylase, which codes for MTELAACRDILADLVAFPSVSSESNLPVIAYIADRLADIGARVEIFTDETGTKANLFASLGPEVSGGLMLSGHTDVVPVDAHMWTSDPFELAERDGRLYGRGTADMKGFIACCLARRERLAEAAERRPIHFAFTHDEEIGCIGARNLVEHLRDRAIRPGLAIVGEPTLMRVIEGHKGCCEYTVTFTGRSGHSSAPDAGVNAVEYAARYISRLLELREGLVARTPVGSRYEPPYATLNVGGLEGGMSHNVIAPRAVLKWETRPVVAEDLGYVKQEIAEYCRTTLLPEMRRHTPEAGIETEVIGEAAALFPKNANSARDLAFALTGENRADVVPFGTEAGFFQEIGMDVVVCGPGSIDQAHKPDEFISAEQLFQCLAMLDRLAERWA
- a CDS encoding GntR family transcriptional regulator, which translates into the protein MSEEDVIEAPTGRDRLEQIHDIIRERICMLDYPPGERLSEAALAEEFGMSRTPLRRVLARLEDEGLLQSVHGVGTIVTDVDLDELAQVYRLRMELIVLTTSLDPAELTPDLIDAFRVLNARAEALRRDPSARDFAALDRDMLLQLLQLTENMPLREASERLYFRTARIWLQAITASDIDLEHEAEIYCRETADILTALESGNRDAVGHMRRAHISMSFARMR
- a CDS encoding mannose-1-phosphate guanylyltransferase/mannose-6-phosphate isomerase, whose translation is MTSKIVPVIMAGGKGTRLWPLSRATAPKQFIRFLGPKTLYQKTLERVSDSDRYEAPIILTNEDFRFLAAEQAREIDMDLTGIILEPIARNTAPAVAAAAALVRANFGEDAIMQVFASDHEIEAGPDYFACIDTAFAAAKSGKLVTFGIEPTEPATGYGYIEAGDELDTGARAVARFIEKPELARAEEMLAAGNFTWNSGIFMFPISVLVRELETYAPEVMQYAEQAVLKDESDLELDFIRLDKDAFEKCPDISIDYAVMEKTDAAAVVASSFSWSDLGSWDAVWKDGEQDADGNVIAADATLIDTKNSLVISRDLHVAMQGLDGMAVIASEDAVYVGRLSDSQNVGNIVKMLKAQKETKALAEEHPTSYRPWGGYTSIIKGERFQAKRIFVKPGKKLSLQKHHHRAEHWIVVKGTAEVTVDEDVKMLTENQSVYIPLGAVHRLSNPGKITLELIEVQTGSYLGEDDIIRIDDDFGRG
- the dgcN gene encoding N-acetyltransferase DgcN, yielding MIETPYLLFLGDAPDALAAKVAQGIKDWRPEYAIGQFRLEGCKADMKLPDLTIEEAVEKGVKTLVIGVANRGGVISPAWKSVLIEALEAGLDLASGLHNLLRNEPDLAAKAKELGRTLHDVRIPAVQYPIANGRKRTGKRMLAVGTDCSVGKMYTALCVEKAMREKGLKATFRATGQTGILITGEGVPLDAVIADFMAGSVEYLTPDNDADHWDLIEGQGSLFHASYSGVTMALVHGGQPDALVLCHEPNRPHMRGLPDYQLPSLETLQDLALQVARIVNPDCKVVGISVNTSAMSDEEALAYCRETEARMGLPTVDPFRHGAQRLAEALAAL